The region GGTAGCGCTGCTTCTGCTCCTCGTTGGCGTGGTAGAGGATGTTGTCGGCGTAGCCGCCGAAGCGGAACGGCACGAAGGTGCGGCCGAGCTCGACCTCGATCAGCGCCGTCATCACCGCCGACAGGCCCATGCCGCCGTACTCCTCCGGCGTCTGCACGCCCCAGAACCCGGCCTGCTTCGCCTTCTGCTGGAGCCCGGTGAGCTCGGTCGTGGTCAGGCCCGCTTCACCGGCGCGTTCGCGGCGCAGCACCTCCTGCTCCAGCGGCATCAGCTCCCGCTGCACGAAGTTGCGCACCCAGTCGCGGATGTCGCGTTCGGTGTCGGAGAGGGCGAAGTCGACCATCTGGGCTTCCTTTCCGGGAACGGGGTGCCTGCGTGGCGCCCGCCCCGACTGGCGGGGCCGTAACTAACGACGTTAGTTTTGTGGCAGCCTAAGACCGCCCCGGCGACGGCCGCAAGAGGCGACCCTTGGAGACCGACCGTGCCCAGACCCAGCAATCCCCTGCTTTCCGCCGACCGGATCCGACGGGCCGGGCTGGAGATCATCGACGCGCGGGGACTGGAGGGCCTGTCGATGCGCGGGCTCGCCGACGAGCTCGGGGTCAAGGCGGCCTCGCTCTACAACCACGTGCCCGCCAAGGAGCAGCTGCTCCAGGAGATCGCCGACGACGTCACCGCCTCGGTCGACGTCTCCGGGTTCGAGGTCGACTGGCCGACCGGCATCCGGACCTGGGCGCGCTCCTACCGCGCCGCCCTGACCGCGCATCCGAACCTGGTGCCCTACATCGCCTCCGGGCCCGCGCGGCGCGAGGCGGCGCTGCGCCGGGCCGACGCCGTGCACGGCGGGCTGACC is a window of Saccharopolyspora erythraea NRRL 2338 DNA encoding:
- a CDS encoding TetR/AcrR family transcriptional regulator, which translates into the protein MPRPSNPLLSADRIRRAGLEIIDARGLEGLSMRGLADELGVKAASLYNHVPAKEQLLQEIADDVTASVDVSGFEVDWPTGIRTWARSYRAALTAHPNLVPYIASGPARREAALRRADAVHGGLTRAGWPQRYATMIGASTKYLVVGSAMGSFSGGFVDDAEVYDERFPHLDRAHLLREHAAEIDNDSFELALAALIDGLHRLYHDLVDGDGPQVRARPEG